A DNA window from Arachis duranensis cultivar V14167 chromosome 3, aradu.V14167.gnm2.J7QH, whole genome shotgun sequence contains the following coding sequences:
- the LOC107480437 gene encoding uncharacterized protein LOC107480437 produces MASEESFLVLVHYRGSVKRKTRSGVKFTDKDPLCIIVTPTTTYDALVSSVLEKLGLEGVKRVKKFFYRIPTAVLHDTVKFDCFTIGSDEDLQVMFLSRRQFPEVRTPELLAKFVDVVSSSGGSNQNANTIATAAGSSSRPAVASSSVPVYEAAVQPAASPSFAVDLTGNVGDEVGYDEHHPTEVQCPPPAGVGEGLCDDPDDDEVEPDMIADESGDDVGTTVPTRAIGGSSSGTQQYPPHFSSLDLDAMRQEENDLQASGFGARDTEGSAGMNEFQVGQQFQDKDEALLSVKTYSIRRGVQYKVVESDYRRYVGKCSEFGNGCTWLIRLSLRQRKGIWEVKRYNGPHTCLASSISSDHRSLDYHVISTFVMPMVRADAGVNIKVLQNATAAHFGFRPTYRRVWMAKQKAVAVIYGDWEESYNELPRWVLGVQLTMPGTVAVLRTCPVRVGGQLDDSQVYFHRLFWTFPPCIQAFRHCKPLVSIDGTHLYGKYGGTLLVAIAQDGNSNILPVAFALVEGENAESWSFFLSHLREHVTPQPGLLVISDRHNGIVVDTAL; encoded by the coding sequence atggctagtgaggagagtttCCTAGTTCTGGTACATTACAGAGGGTCCGTTAAGAGAAAAACCCGGTCCGGCGTTAAGTTCACTGATAAGGATCCCCTATGTATTATCGTGACGCCAACAACCACCTACGATGCTCTTGTTAGCTCTGTGCTGGAGAAGCTTGGTCTTGAAGGAGTTAAGAGGGTCAAGAAGTTTTTCTACCGCATTCCAACAGCGGTGCTCCATGACACCGTGAAGTTTGATTGTTTCACAATCGGTAGTGACGAGGACTTGCAGGTTATGTTTCTTTCTCGTAGGCAGTTTCCGGAGGTGAGGACACCGGAGCTGTTGGCTAAGTTCGTCGACGTGGTATCTAGCTCTGGTGGGTCGAACCAGAATGCCAACACTATAGCCACGGCGGCCGGTTCGAGCTCGAGACCTGCGGTTGCTTCTTCCTCTGTTCCAGTGTATGAGGCAGCGGTCCAGCCTGCCGCCTCCCCATCGTTTGCTGTTGATCTCACCGGCAATGTTGGAGACGAGGTTGGATATGATGAACATCATCCGACTGAAGTACAGTGTCCTCCTCCGGCTGGTGTTGGCGAGGGATTGTGTGATGATCCAGATGATGATGAAGTCGAGCCGGATATGATCGCTGATGAAAGCGGCGATGATGTTGGAACTACTGTTCCGACAAGGGCTATAGGTGGATCTAGTTCTGGCACACAGCAGTATCCACCCCATTTTTCCTCATTGGACCTGGATGCCATGCGGCAAGAGGAGAATGATCTGCAGGCCTCAGGATTTGGTGCTAGAGATACCGAGGGGTCTGCCGGTATGAACGAGTTCCAGGTTGGCCAACAATTTCAAGATAAAGATGAGGCGCTGTTGAGTGTGAAGACGTACAGTATCCGTCGAGGGGTCCAGTACAAGGTCGTTGAGTCTGACTATCGCAGATATGTGGGAAAGTGTTCTGAGTTTgggaatgggtgcacatggCTAATTCGGTTGAGTCTCCGACAGCGGAAGGGTATCTGGGAAGTGAAGCGATACAACGGACCGCATACATGTCTTGCCAGCTCCATCTCCAGCGACCATAGGAGTCTGGACTACCATGTCATATCCACCTTCGTTATGCCGATGGTTAGGGCTGATGCAGGTGTGAACATCAAGGTGCTCCAAAATGCCACGGCCGCACATTTTGGGTTCAGGCCTACGTACAGGAGGGTATGGATGGCGAAGCAGAAGGCCGTTGCCGTGATATATGGGGACTGGGAGGAGTCGTACAACGAGCTCCCTAGGTGGGTTTTAGGAGTACAGCTGACGATGCCTGGCACTGTAGCCGTCCTCAGGACTTGCCCTGTTCGAGTTGGGGGACAGCTTGACGATTCTCAGGTTTATTTTCATAGGCTGTTCTGGACTTTTCCCCCTTGTATCCAGGCATTCCGTCATTGCAAGCCTTTGGTGAGTATCGATGGCACCCATTTATATGGGAAGTATGGGGGAACACTGCTAGTCGCCATTGCACAAGACGGAAACTCGAACATCCTACCCGTGGCATTTGCACTAGTTGAGGGTGAGAATGCTGAGTCAtggtctttctttctttcccacCTCCGTGAGCACGTGACACCTCAGCCGGGTCTGTTAGTTATTTCAGATAGGCACAACGGCATCGTTGTGGACACAGCACTGTGA
- the LOC107480483 gene encoding guanosine nucleotide diphosphate dissociation inhibitor At5g09550, whose translation MDEEYDVIVLGTGLKECILSGLLSVDGLKVLHMDRNDYYGGASTSLNLTQLWKRFRGEDKPPENLGSSREFNVDMIPKFMMANEVLVRVLIHTDVTKYLHFKAVDGSFVYNKGKIYKVPATDVEALKSPLMGLFEKRRARKFFIYVQDYDSNDPKSHEGLDLNQVTARQLISKYGLEDDTIDFIGHALALHLDDSYLDEPAKGFVERVKLYAESLARFQGGSPYIYPLYGLGELPQAFARLSAVYGGTYMLNKPECKVEFGDDGKAVGVTSEGETAKCKKVVCDPSYLPDKVHKVGKVARAICIMSHPIPDTNNCHSAQVILPQKQLGRKSDMYLFCCSYAHNVAPKGKFIAFVTTEAETDQPEVELKPGIDLLGPVDEIFYDIYDRYHPINDHEADSCFISKSYDATTHFETTVQDVIDMYNKITGKVLDLSVDLSAASAASEE comes from the exons ATGGATGAAGAGTACGATGTAATTGTCCTTGGCACTGGACTCAAGGAATGCATCCTCAGTGGCCTTCTCTCAGTTGATGGCCTCAAA GTACTGCATATGGATAGAAATGACTACTATGGAGGGGCATCTACATCGCTTAATCTCACACAG CTATGGAAGCGATTTAGGGGAGAGGACAAGCCACCTGAGAACCTAGGTTCCAGCAGGGAATTCAATGTTGATATGATACCTAAG TTTATGATGGCCAATGAAGTTTTGGTTCGCGTTCTCATCCACACGGATGTTACAAAGTATTTACACTTCAAAGCTGTAGATGGAAGTTTTGTGTATAATAAGGGAAAG ATTTACAAAGTTCCAGCCACGGATGTTGAAGCATTGAAATCACCATTAATGGGACTGTTTGAGAAGCGCCGTGCTAGAAAGTTCTTTATTTATGTCCAGGATTATGATTCAAATGATCCCAAATCTCATGAAGGACTAGATTTGAACCAGGTTACAGCAAGACAGCTCATATC CAAGTACGGGTTGGAAGATGATACAATTGACTTTATTGGTCATGCCTTGGCACTTCATCTCGATGATAGTTACTTGGATGAGCCAGCCAAGGGATTTGTAGAGAGAGTAAAG CTATATGCAGAGTCCCTAGCACGTTTTCAAGGAGGTTCACCTTACATATATCCACTATATGGACTTGGAGAGCTTCCTCAG GCATTTGCACGTTTGAGTGCTGTGTATGGTGGAACTTACATGCTCAACAAGCCAGAATGCAAG GTAGAGTTTGGTGATGATGGCAAAGCCGTCGGTGTGACCTCCGAAGGAGAGACAGCCAAGTGCAAGAAAGTGGTGTGTGATCCATCATATCTGCCTGATAAG GTTCATAAGGTTGGAAAAGTTGCACGTGCAATATGTATTATGAGCCATCCTATTCCAGACACAAATAATTGTCACTCTGCACAGGTCATTCTGCCACAGAAGCAACTCGGTCGAAAATCAGATAT GTATCTCTTCTGCTGCTCTTATGCTCACAACGTGGCCCCAAAAGGAAAATTTATTGCTTTTGTTACAACAGAAGCAGAGACTGATCAACCTGAGGTGGAGTTGAAGCCCGGTATTGACCTTCTTGGACCTGTAGATGAGATATTCTATGACATTTATGACAGATATCATCCCATCAATGATCATGAAGCTGATAGCTGTTTCATCTCTAAG AGCTATGATGCTACCACACATTTTGAGACCACAGTACAAGATGTGATCGACATGTACAATAAGATCACTGGAAAG GTTCTTGATCTTTCTGTAGACCTGAGTGCTGCAAGTGCTGCGTCTGAAGAATGA
- the LOC107480482 gene encoding ycf20-like protein, with protein MACQIGSMWRLSITENGCIEKSCMALANSRAHCCRCEPSCGILGLKLGLKSAPFHQSCFLGRRAGWKIAFALNTGGVPGDGDQQGLDDSSSGFSGTRLSRILSAGGRQLLEKLNSARKNLPMKVFLLLLGFYTANALATILGQTGDWDVLVAGVVVAAIEGIGMLMYKKPPSVRTGRFQSFLMMMNFWKAGICLGLFVDAFKLGS; from the exons ATGGCTTGCCAAATAGGATCTATGTGGAGGTTATCAATTACAGAGAATGGATGCATAGAAAAATCGTGTATGGCCCTCGCCAATTCTAGAGCACACTGCTGTCGCTGCGAGCCGAGTTGTGGTATTTTAGGTCTAAAACTTGGCCTAAAGTCAGCGCCATTTCACCAGAGCTG TTTCCTTGGAAGAAGAGCTGGCTGGAAAATAGCTTTTGCCTTGAACACAGGTGGAGTGCCTGGTGATGGTGATCAACAAGGCCTCGATGATTCCAGTTCCGGTTTCAGTGGTACTCGATTGAGTAGGATACTGAGTGCAGGTGGTAGACAACTTCTGGAAAAGCTAAACTCAGCTAGAAAGAACCTCCCCATGAAAGTATTCTTGCTACTTCTAGGTTTCTATACAGCAAATGCTCTTGCTACAATCCTTGGACAAACCGGTGATTGGGATGTTCTGGTTGCCGGTGTTGTGGTGGCTGCGATCGAGGGAATTGGTATGCTGATGTACAAAAAGCCGCCTAGTGTGAGAACAGGGAGGTTTCAGTCTTTTCTTATGATGATGAATTTCTGGAAGGCTGGCATATGTTTGGGCCTCTTTGTGGATGCTTTCAAGTTAGGCAGCTAA
- the LOC107480481 gene encoding uncharacterized protein LOC107480481 has protein sequence MEDIEKVKAEAVQLMGVFQVIPKLVVFDLDHTLWPFYCECRSKSDTPYLFPQVKGIMHALKHKRVDLAIASKSPTPDIARTYLNKLNITSMFVAQEIFYNWGNKTDHLQNIHSKTGVPYNSMLFFDDDDNNIQGVSELGVTSILVTNGVNLGAFKQGLTRFSQNWNAPKNKNKRGK, from the exons ATGGAGGACATAGAGAAGGTGAAGGCCGAGGCAGTGCAGCTGATGGGAGTGTTCCAAGTTATTCCTAAGCTGGTTGTTTTTGATCTTGATCACACACTCTGGCCTTTCTACTG TGAGTGCCGCTCCAAGAGTGACACACCTTATCTGTTTCCTCAAGTTAAGGGCATCATGCATGCACTCAAACACAAACGGGTTGACCTTGCAATTGCATCTAAATCACCAACCCCCGACATAGCCAGAACTTATCTTAACAAACTCAACATCACTTCCATGTTTGTTGCCCAG GAAATATTTTACAACTGGGGAAACAAAACAGATCATTTACAGAATATTCATTCCAAGACTGGTGTCCCGTATAACTCTATGCTCTtctttgatgatgatgacaacAACATCCAAGGG GTCTCGGAATTGGGAGTAACGAGCATCTTGGTCACAAATGGGGTAAACCTTGGGGCATTCAAACAAGGACTTACAAGATTTTCTCAGAACTGGAATGCAccaaagaacaaaaacaaacgGGGTAAATAG
- the LOC107480480 gene encoding uncharacterized protein LOC107480480, which yields MSRNGDVEQENAPTAESSTRTRRRGDPFLIACKGFSLVTSLAAILCIVANALSAVLSFKHGSDFFDGIFRCYAVLIACFVVLAETEWSFIMRFSKVLEYWAGRGMLQIFVAVMTRAFPDYFGERRDLVLFQSIASYLLLACGLIYVVSGALCIGFLKRARQKQEISREQAAKDLEELERRKEELEQLLLAERV from the exons ATGTCGAGAAACGGCGACGTAGAGCAAGAGAACGCTCCCACAGCTGAATCGAGCACGAGAACAAGACGCAGAGGAGACCCTTTCTTGATAGCATGCAAGGGCTTCAGCTTAGTCACCTCTTTGGCTGCCATTCTCTGCATCGTCGCTAACGCCCTCTCCGCTGTGCTTTCCTTCAAACACGGATCAGAT TTTTTCGATGGAATTTTTCGGTGTTACGCCGTGCTCATAGCGTGCTTTGTGGTCCTGGCTGAAACCGAATGGAGTTTCATCATGAGGTTCTCCAAG GTTTTGGAGTATTGGGCTGGTAGGGGTATGCTGCAGATTTT TGTTGCAGTCATGACAAGGGCTTTCCCTGACTATTTTGGGGAGCGAAGGGATCTTGTTCTTTTTCAGAGCATAGCGAGTTATTTGCTGCTTGCATGTGGTCTGATTTATGTTGTTTCG GGAGCCCTATGCATTGGTTTTCTGAAACGCGCTCGTCAGAAGCAGGAGATCTCAAGAGAGCAAGCAGCAAAGGATTTAGAG GAGTTGGAACGGCGCAAAGAGGAACTTGAACAACTGCTCCTTGCAGAAAGGGTGTAG